The Litchfieldia alkalitelluris genome has a window encoding:
- a CDS encoding nitroreductase family protein translates to MAETTNKDTLPVMEAIQERHSIREFQQNDIPKETLEEIIRLAGLAPSAWNLQPWRFSVVTDSTLRERLQEAAYGQKQVTSAPAVIIVYSDMEDVLSSLMEIVHPGLSDDRKQEEVANLSSQFNSMTEDDRGNWGLTQTNIGLGFLLLAVQGLGYSSVPMLGFDQQKVREILNLPEHIKFAAMVPIGRAANDGYPHHRHKVERIAQFH, encoded by the coding sequence ATGGCTGAAACGACAAATAAAGATACCCTTCCAGTAATGGAGGCAATTCAAGAACGTCACAGTATTCGTGAATTCCAGCAGAACGATATTCCAAAAGAAACGTTAGAAGAAATCATTAGGCTTGCAGGACTGGCACCAAGTGCTTGGAATTTACAGCCATGGCGCTTTTCCGTTGTAACTGACTCGACTCTAAGAGAACGTCTCCAAGAAGCTGCATATGGACAAAAACAGGTAACATCTGCTCCTGCAGTCATTATTGTATATAGTGATATGGAAGATGTTTTATCTTCATTAATGGAAATCGTACATCCTGGGTTAAGTGATGACCGAAAACAAGAAGAAGTAGCCAACCTATCATCACAGTTTAACTCAATGACTGAGGATGACCGTGGAAACTGGGGATTGACTCAAACAAATATTGGGCTTGGATTTCTTTTATTAGCAGTCCAAGGACTGGGATATTCATCGGTTCCTATGTTAGGATTTGATCAACAAAAGGTCCGAGAAATTTTGAATTTGCCAGAGCACATTAAGTTTGCTGCGATGGTACCAATAGGGCGTGCAGCAAATGATGGATATCCACATCACCGACATAAAGTAGAACGTATAGCTCAGTTCCACTAA
- a CDS encoding YpzG family protein: MSYRNHLDDHSRKFHHNWTRPKRASSQVNGHTELSQSTIITLSNAKAHRYS; encoded by the coding sequence ATGAGTTACCGTAATCATTTAGATGACCACTCAAGAAAATTTCACCATAATTGGACACGTCCTAAACGTGCAAGTTCTCAAGTGAACGGTCATACTGAGTTATCTCAGTCAACGATCATTACACTAAGTAATGCGAAAGCACATAGGTATTCATAG
- a CDS encoding tetratricopeptide repeat protein has translation MKRLDRELDKAIDLRKSGNHEESNELLIKMVKKYPKNASINYQCAWSFDLIGEESKAVQFYENAIKLGLPSNELEGALLGLGSTYRTLGEYEKSKSTFKKGIELFPNNRAIQTFFAMTLYNLNEHSKAMELLLNCLVDTTTDENILSYKKAIDFYSNKLDQTWE, from the coding sequence ATGAAAAGGTTGGATAGAGAATTAGATAAAGCTATTGATTTAAGAAAAAGTGGAAATCATGAAGAATCTAATGAATTACTTATAAAAATGGTAAAGAAGTATCCTAAAAATGCGTCAATTAACTATCAATGTGCTTGGAGTTTTGATCTAATAGGAGAAGAATCCAAAGCAGTACAATTTTACGAAAATGCAATCAAATTAGGTTTGCCTTCAAATGAACTGGAAGGTGCCTTACTAGGATTAGGCAGTACATATAGAACATTAGGTGAATATGAAAAGTCAAAAAGTACATTTAAAAAGGGTATAGAATTATTCCCAAACAATAGAGCCATTCAAACATTCTTTGCAATGACCTTATATAATCTAAACGAGCATAGTAAAGCAATGGAGTTGTTACTAAATTGCTTAGTTGATACTACAACAGACGAAAACATCTTAAGCTATAAAAAGGCAATTGATTTTTATTCAAATAAATTAGATCAAACTTGGGAGTAG
- a CDS encoding YkvS family protein, protein MKIAEIGNIIEFKDGLKGIVEKVNENSVIVDLTYMDNYRDLDLERRTVVNHKNYTILEL, encoded by the coding sequence ATGAAAATTGCTGAAATTGGAAATATCATTGAATTTAAAGACGGCCTAAAAGGGATTGTTGAAAAGGTAAACGAAAATTCAGTGATAGTTGACCTAACTTATATGGATAATTATCGTGATCTAGACTTAGAGAGAAGAACCGTAGTAAATCATAAGAATTATACAATTTTAGAGTTATAA
- a CDS encoding DUF779 domain-containing protein: MIERVIATNATIQLINKLKEKHGEVMFHQSGGCCDGSSPMCYPKGELRIGANDVLLGEIAGCEFFISKDQYHYWKHTQLIIDVVNGRGGMFSLEGPEGQRFLTRSRVFTDEELKELGF, translated from the coding sequence ATGATAGAGCGAGTGATTGCGACCAATGCGACAATTCAGCTAATTAATAAACTAAAAGAAAAGCATGGAGAGGTCATGTTCCATCAATCCGGTGGGTGCTGTGATGGGAGTTCTCCTATGTGTTATCCTAAGGGAGAACTAAGAATTGGAGCTAACGATGTCTTACTTGGTGAAATTGCTGGTTGTGAGTTTTTTATCTCCAAGGACCAATATCACTATTGGAAACATACCCAATTAATCATTGATGTAGTTAATGGTAGAGGGGGCATGTTTTCACTTGAAGGACCGGAAGGACAACGTTTTTTAACGAGATCTCGAGTTTTTACAGATGAAGAACTTAAAGAATTAGGCTTTTGA
- a CDS encoding glucose 1-dehydrogenase, with product MSFSNKVVVVTGAGHGIGAAIAKAYANNGATVVIADIDSTRGENIASIINDHTSGTALFVKTDVKEQNDIKRLVEKTIHNFGEINILINNAGTSNFKSFYDVTLKEWDEVINTNLRSVFLCSQEASRYMRKNKLGGAIINIASTRAYMSEANTESYSASKGGIVALTHSLAITLGDDKITVNSISPGWIEVNDYEGLREIDHTQHPAGRVGTVEDIARACLYLTGEQNNFITGTDLVIDGGMTKKMIYEH from the coding sequence ATGTCATTTTCTAATAAAGTGGTAGTGGTTACTGGGGCTGGACATGGGATAGGTGCCGCAATTGCAAAGGCATATGCTAATAATGGTGCTACTGTTGTCATCGCTGATATTGACAGTACACGGGGTGAAAATATAGCATCAATTATAAACGATCACACATCAGGTACAGCATTGTTTGTGAAAACTGATGTTAAAGAACAAAATGATATTAAACGTTTAGTTGAAAAAACAATACATAATTTTGGAGAAATAAATATTTTAATCAACAATGCAGGAACTTCTAACTTCAAATCTTTTTATGATGTGACTTTAAAAGAATGGGATGAGGTGATAAATACCAACCTTAGAAGTGTCTTCTTATGTTCTCAAGAGGCATCCAGATATATGCGTAAAAATAAATTAGGTGGCGCTATTATCAATATTGCTTCAACAAGAGCTTATATGTCCGAAGCAAATACTGAAAGCTATTCTGCTTCAAAAGGTGGAATTGTTGCTTTGACTCATTCCTTAGCAATTACTTTGGGAGATGACAAAATTACTGTTAATTCGATTAGTCCAGGGTGGATTGAAGTAAATGATTATGAAGGATTACGTGAGATTGATCATACACAACATCCTGCAGGACGAGTAGGAACAGTGGAGGATATTGCAAGAGCTTGTCTTTATTTAACTGGTGAACAAAATAATTTTATAACAGGAACTGATCTAGTTATAGATGGTGGAATGACAAAAAAGATGATCTATGAGCATTAA
- a CDS encoding ABC-F family ATP-binding cassette domain-containing protein, whose product MITVTNVGLRYGDRKLFEDVNIKFTPGNCYGLIGANGAGKSTFLKILSGEIDAQTGDVHITPGERLAVLKQNHFEYEEHEVLNVVIMGHARLYEVKQEKDAIYMKADFSDEDGMRAAELEGEFAELNGWEAESEAAILLKGLGISEDQHTKKMADLTGGDKVKVLLAQALFGKPDILLLDEPTNHLDLKAIQWLEEFLINFENTVIVVSHDRHFLNKVCTHMADLDYAKIQIYVGNYDFWYESSQLATKLGQEANKKKEEKIKELQNFIARFSANASKSKQATSRKKLLDKITLDDIRPSSRKYPFVGFTPEREIGNDLLRVDGISKTIDGVKVLDNISFIVNKGDKIALVGKNEIAITTLFKILVGEMEADSGSFKWGVTTSQAYFPRDNSRYFEKSDVTLVDWLRQFSPNDQSESFLRGFLGRMLFSGEDVMKKASVLSGGEKVRCMLSKMMLSGSNVLLLDDPTNHLDLESITALNNGLIAFKGSMLFTSHDHQFVQTIANRIVEITPNGLVDKQMTYDEYLENDELQKQVEQMYVSN is encoded by the coding sequence ATGATTACTGTTACAAATGTCGGCTTGCGATATGGTGATCGGAAGCTATTTGAAGATGTTAATATAAAATTCACCCCTGGAAATTGTTATGGCCTAATTGGTGCCAATGGAGCGGGAAAATCAACGTTTCTTAAAATCTTATCTGGTGAAATTGATGCTCAAACAGGTGATGTTCATATTACACCAGGTGAAAGATTAGCGGTCCTTAAACAGAACCACTTTGAATATGAAGAGCATGAAGTTCTTAATGTAGTTATCATGGGGCATGCGAGACTTTATGAAGTGAAGCAAGAGAAAGATGCTATTTATATGAAGGCTGATTTTTCTGATGAAGATGGAATGAGAGCTGCAGAGCTCGAAGGTGAGTTCGCAGAATTGAATGGTTGGGAAGCTGAATCAGAAGCTGCAATATTACTTAAAGGTCTTGGGATTTCAGAAGACCAACATACGAAGAAAATGGCTGATTTAACTGGTGGAGATAAAGTAAAGGTTCTTTTAGCTCAAGCTTTATTTGGTAAGCCAGATATTCTTTTACTTGATGAGCCAACAAACCATTTAGACTTAAAAGCTATTCAATGGTTAGAAGAATTTTTAATTAATTTTGAGAACACTGTTATCGTTGTTTCCCATGATCGTCATTTCTTAAATAAAGTATGTACACACATGGCTGATTTAGATTATGCGAAAATTCAAATTTATGTTGGTAACTATGACTTCTGGTATGAGTCTAGCCAACTTGCAACAAAATTAGGTCAAGAAGCTAATAAGAAAAAAGAAGAGAAGATTAAGGAGTTGCAAAACTTCATTGCTAGGTTTAGTGCGAATGCATCTAAATCAAAGCAAGCAACTTCTCGTAAGAAATTGTTAGACAAAATCACTCTTGATGATATTAGACCATCTTCACGTAAATATCCTTTTGTTGGATTTACTCCTGAACGTGAAATCGGTAATGATTTACTAAGAGTTGATGGGATTTCTAAAACAATTGATGGAGTTAAGGTACTGGATAATATTAGTTTTATTGTAAACAAAGGTGATAAAATTGCCTTAGTTGGTAAAAATGAGATTGCTATTACAACCTTATTCAAAATCTTAGTGGGTGAAATGGAAGCAGATAGTGGTTCATTTAAATGGGGTGTAACTACTTCACAAGCTTACTTCCCTAGAGATAACTCAAGATACTTTGAGAAAAGTGACGTAACACTAGTTGATTGGCTTCGTCAGTTTTCTCCAAATGACCAAAGTGAAAGCTTTTTACGAGGTTTCTTAGGAAGAATGTTATTCTCTGGTGAAGATGTTATGAAAAAAGCCAGTGTTCTTTCTGGGGGAGAGAAAGTGCGTTGTATGTTATCTAAAATGATGTTAAGTGGATCTAATGTATTATTACTTGACGATCCAACGAACCATTTAGACCTTGAATCAATTACTGCTTTAAATAATGGATTAATCGCATTTAAAGGTTCGATGTTATTCACATCACATGACCATCAGTTTGTACAAACAATTGCCAACCGAATTGTTGAAATCACACCAAATGGACTTGTAGATAAGCAAATGACATATGATGAATACCTTGAAAATGATGAGCTTCAAAAACAAGTAGAACAAATGTATGTTTCTAATTAA
- a CDS encoding DUF305 domain-containing protein, giving the protein MKPYVKFAGIIITSTIVMFIFKYWSTFELNHIFFSETRAYMALLMGASMTLIMLLFMKHMLKNRKANIGIVIGSVLVFSLSVFLLRSQTFVDDTDYMKAMIPHHSIAILTSERADIKDPKVRELADEIIKTQREEIREMKQLIKDIENN; this is encoded by the coding sequence GTGAAGCCTTATGTAAAGTTCGCAGGAATTATTATAACTTCAACAATTGTTATGTTTATTTTCAAGTATTGGAGTACATTTGAGTTAAATCATATATTCTTTAGTGAAACAAGGGCTTATATGGCATTGTTGATGGGTGCGTCCATGACTTTAATCATGCTTTTGTTTATGAAACATATGCTAAAAAACCGGAAAGCGAATATAGGGATTGTTATAGGAAGTGTTTTGGTTTTCTCCCTTTCAGTCTTTCTATTACGTAGCCAAACTTTCGTGGATGATACCGATTATATGAAAGCAATGATTCCCCACCATTCTATTGCCATATTGACCAGTGAACGCGCGGATATTAAAGACCCAAAAGTTCGGGAGCTTGCTGACGAGATCATAAAGACTCAGCGAGAAGAAATTCGTGAAATGAAGCAATTAATAAAGGACATTGAGAATAATTAA
- a CDS encoding NUDIX hydrolase: protein MKIEDVVSKFQNNKPVILGSSQFSQYSILLPLVETEKEIHVLFEVRSKSLRRQPGEICFPGGRIDQSDKSEKFTAIRETTEELGINQNQIKNVMPLDYIVSPFGMIIYPFIGVITNVNDLRPNQSEVEEIFTVPLSFFISNPPETYKINLRIEPEDDFPYESIIGGENYQWQLRSMKEHFYYYQDKVIWGLTARVLNHFIEKIKES from the coding sequence GTGAAAATTGAAGATGTTGTATCGAAATTTCAAAACAACAAGCCCGTTATTTTAGGTAGCAGTCAATTCTCCCAATATTCTATTCTTTTACCCCTTGTTGAAACAGAAAAGGAGATACATGTTTTATTTGAAGTAAGATCTAAATCTTTAAGAAGGCAGCCTGGTGAGATTTGTTTTCCAGGTGGGAGAATCGACCAGTCAGATAAGTCTGAAAAATTCACGGCTATTCGTGAAACGACGGAAGAATTAGGGATTAATCAAAATCAAATAAAAAATGTGATGCCATTGGATTATATTGTTTCCCCTTTTGGAATGATAATTTATCCGTTTATTGGTGTGATTACAAATGTAAATGATCTAAGACCTAATCAGTCTGAGGTAGAAGAAATCTTCACCGTACCTTTGTCATTTTTTATAAGTAATCCACCAGAAACTTATAAAATCAATTTGAGAATTGAACCAGAGGATGACTTTCCTTATGAGTCAATTATTGGTGGTGAGAATTATCAATGGCAATTAAGGTCTATGAAAGAGCATTTCTATTATTATCAAGACAAAGTAATTTGGGGTTTGACTGCAAGGGTATTGAATCATTTTATAGAAAAAATAAAAGAAAGCTAG
- a CDS encoding patatin-like phospholipase family protein produces the protein MIFERRDCVMENTGLVLEGGGMRGLYTAGVLEYLLEKELFFPYVIGVSAGACMAASYLSRQKGRNKKVNIEFAAHKEYISFRNFIKKREIFGMDYLFDEIPNKHVPYDYETFYKNTEQFIIGTTDCETGKPVYFGKEEYGENILPVLRASSSLPIIAPIVHFKGRKLLDGGIGNPIPLDKSESDGNQRNVVILTRNRDYQKKKSKFTWYLKKSYPDYPQLIQTISERDKVYNQTLNYISKQEEEGKVFVISPSSQLNVGRIERNPTKLLELYNQGYKDAENQFKDLENWIQTPKNS, from the coding sequence ATGATTTTTGAAAGGAGAGATTGCGTTATGGAAAATACAGGCCTTGTGTTAGAAGGTGGCGGAATGAGGGGACTATATACTGCTGGTGTTTTAGAATATTTACTTGAAAAAGAACTGTTCTTTCCTTATGTTATTGGTGTTTCCGCTGGTGCTTGTATGGCTGCATCCTATTTATCTAGGCAAAAAGGGCGTAATAAGAAAGTGAATATTGAATTTGCGGCACATAAGGAATATATCTCTTTTAGAAACTTTATAAAAAAGAGAGAAATCTTTGGTATGGATTATTTATTTGACGAAATTCCTAATAAACATGTTCCGTATGATTATGAAACATTCTATAAAAACACAGAACAATTTATAATCGGTACAACAGACTGCGAGACAGGAAAACCTGTATATTTTGGCAAAGAAGAATATGGTGAAAACATTTTACCTGTTTTAAGGGCATCCAGTTCATTGCCAATAATCGCTCCTATTGTTCATTTTAAAGGAAGAAAATTACTTGATGGTGGAATTGGAAATCCAATTCCATTAGATAAATCGGAAAGCGATGGTAATCAAAGAAATGTTGTTATTCTTACAAGAAATCGTGATTATCAAAAAAAGAAATCAAAATTTACATGGTATTTGAAGAAAAGCTATCCCGATTATCCACAATTAATACAAACAATCTCTGAAAGAGATAAAGTATATAATCAAACATTAAATTATATTTCCAAACAAGAAGAGGAGGGAAAGGTTTTCGTGATCAGTCCATCTTCTCAATTGAATGTTGGAAGAATCGAACGAAATCCAACAAAACTTTTGGAACTGTATAACCAGGGGTACAAAGATGCTGAGAATCAATTTAAGGATTTAGAGAATTGGATTCAAACACCCAAAAATAGTTAA
- the queF gene encoding preQ(1) synthase — protein sequence MTGRKDEELTDVTLLGNQGTKYLFEYSPDILESFDNKHPDRDYFVKFNCPEFSSLCPKTGQPDFATIYISYIPEIKMVESKSLKLYLFSFRNHGDFHEDCVNIIMKDLIKLMDPRYIEVWGKFTPRGGISIDPYTNYGRPGTKFEKMAEYRMMNHDLYPEKIDNR from the coding sequence ATGACAGGAAGAAAAGATGAGGAATTAACAGATGTTACGCTATTAGGAAACCAAGGAACAAAGTACTTATTTGAATATTCCCCTGATATTTTAGAAAGTTTTGATAATAAACACCCTGACAGAGATTATTTCGTAAAATTTAATTGCCCGGAATTTTCAAGTCTTTGTCCAAAAACTGGACAACCTGATTTCGCTACTATTTATATTAGCTATATTCCAGAAATTAAAATGGTCGAAAGTAAATCACTAAAATTGTATCTATTTAGTTTTAGAAATCACGGTGATTTTCATGAGGATTGTGTAAACATCATTATGAAGGATTTAATCAAACTAATGGACCCGCGTTATATCGAGGTATGGGGAAAATTCACACCAAGAGGTGGAATTTCTATTGACCCTTATACAAATTATGGTCGACCAGGTACAAAGTTTGAAAAGATGGCAGAATATCGCATGATGAATCATGATTTGTACCCAGAGAAAATTGACAATCGCTAG
- a CDS encoding cell wall hydrolase — translation MKLFKKLVITSTLALSLFAFNNATTEASSTTYTVKSGDTLWKIATSNSVSVNTLKQVNKQTSNTIYPGQKLAIPQAISAADKDLMARIVHAEAKGESYAGKVAVATVVLNRVDSSLFPNTIKGVIYERTSNGGYAFSPVGNGAINQAADASAKKAVEEAIAFRGQGKGSLFFYNPAKITNKWILSREVTVVIGNHTFAK, via the coding sequence ATGAAACTATTTAAAAAACTAGTGATTACTTCGACTCTTGCATTATCATTATTCGCTTTCAATAATGCAACTACTGAAGCATCATCAACAACTTATACAGTTAAATCAGGAGATACATTATGGAAAATTGCTACTTCGAACAGTGTATCAGTTAATACCTTGAAACAAGTAAACAAGCAAACTAGTAACACAATATATCCAGGGCAAAAGTTAGCGATTCCCCAAGCAATTAGTGCTGCAGACAAGGACTTAATGGCACGAATTGTTCATGCAGAAGCTAAGGGTGAGTCATATGCTGGTAAAGTTGCAGTTGCGACAGTGGTTCTTAACCGTGTGGACAGCTCTTTATTCCCAAATACGATTAAAGGTGTTATCTATGAACGTACATCAAATGGTGGCTATGCGTTCTCACCGGTAGGGAACGGCGCAATCAACCAAGCAGCAGATGCTAGTGCTAAAAAAGCAGTAGAAGAAGCAATCGCTTTTAGAGGTCAAGGTAAAGGATCATTATTCTTCTACAATCCAGCTAAAATCACTAACAAATGGATTTTATCTAGAGAAGTTACTGTAGTAATCGGAAATCATACTTTTGCAAAATAA
- a CDS encoding DUF2062 domain-containing protein: MYKFLHLTGLVSMVKKLLRRTKFLTIKLLRIKDNAHSVSLGFTIGFLINFVPSFGLGPLISTTVAKLLRGNAIAGLIGGVLFIWIFPFLFYLNIVVGDFCIPIEINELEGDELEDAEEVIDAGLSIGKAFFVGMIINMVVFGISLYYITFYIVKKHRMKLLRLVHKSWKIQE, translated from the coding sequence ATGTATAAGTTTCTTCATTTGACAGGTTTGGTGAGTATGGTAAAAAAACTGCTGCGTCGCACAAAGTTTTTAACAATAAAATTACTTCGAATCAAAGATAATGCACATAGTGTGTCACTAGGATTTACAATTGGCTTTTTAATTAATTTTGTTCCGTCCTTCGGCTTGGGTCCTTTAATCTCAACAACAGTAGCAAAGCTCTTAAGAGGAAATGCAATTGCGGGTCTTATTGGAGGAGTTCTTTTTATTTGGATTTTTCCTTTCTTGTTTTATTTAAATATAGTTGTTGGTGATTTTTGTATTCCTATTGAAATAAATGAGCTTGAAGGTGATGAATTAGAAGATGCAGAAGAAGTAATTGATGCAGGATTAAGCATTGGAAAAGCTTTTTTTGTGGGCATGATAATAAATATGGTGGTTTTCGGTATTTCGTTATATTACATTACATTTTATATCGTAAAAAAGCATCGAATGAAGCTTTTAAGACTAGTACACAAGAGTTGGAAAATACAAGAATAA
- the rarD gene encoding EamA family transporter RarD: protein MKDQHSEYNIGVFYAFIAYLLWGVLPLYWKNLDTISALEILAHRIFWSFIFVLCIIFIVRKGKQLKQEFIKLFKNRKILFGVVVSSLLVTTNWFIFIWAVNTDHIIETSLGYYINPLVSVLLGVIVLKERLTFWQTISFTLAGIGVLILTLQFGSFPWVAIALACSFGLYGLAKKLTNLDSLIGLTLETMFITPIAIYYLTSQYVKGVDTFTHTSLSQQLLLIGAGIATALPLLWFAQGARRIPLSMIGILQYIAPTISLMIGVFLYNETFTQTHLITFMFIWSALVIYSFSKSKLLVSIEPRFRKKKTIGA from the coding sequence ATGAAAGATCAACATAGTGAATATAATATAGGGGTGTTTTATGCATTTATAGCATACCTACTTTGGGGTGTTTTGCCACTTTATTGGAAAAACCTAGATACCATTTCAGCTTTAGAGATCCTTGCACATCGAATTTTCTGGTCTTTTATCTTTGTTTTGTGTATTATTTTTATAGTCAGAAAAGGAAAACAATTGAAACAAGAGTTTATAAAGTTATTTAAGAACCGAAAGATTTTATTTGGCGTAGTTGTCTCTTCATTGTTAGTTACAACCAACTGGTTTATTTTTATATGGGCCGTGAATACAGACCATATAATTGAAACAAGCTTGGGGTATTACATTAATCCCCTTGTAAGTGTACTATTAGGTGTAATTGTATTAAAAGAAAGATTAACCTTTTGGCAAACTATTTCATTCACCTTAGCTGGAATAGGTGTACTTATATTAACATTGCAGTTTGGTAGTTTTCCATGGGTAGCAATTGCATTAGCTTGTAGCTTTGGTTTATATGGATTGGCGAAAAAGCTAACCAACCTGGATTCATTAATTGGGCTTACATTAGAAACAATGTTTATAACTCCCATTGCCATCTACTATCTCACCTCTCAGTACGTGAAGGGTGTTGATACTTTTACACACACGAGCCTCTCCCAGCAGCTTTTACTGATTGGGGCTGGAATAGCAACTGCGCTTCCTTTACTTTGGTTTGCTCAAGGTGCTAGAAGAATACCTTTGTCAATGATCGGCATTCTTCAATATATAGCACCTACAATCAGCTTGATGATTGGTGTATTTTTATATAATGAGACATTTACACAAACACATCTGATCACATTTATGTTTATTTGGTCAGCGTTAGTTATCTATTCCTTTTCTAAGTCAAAATTATTAGTAAGCATTGAACCGAGATTTAGAAAGAAAAAAACAATAGGAGCATAA
- a CDS encoding spore germination protein, with protein MSFLLGPIRINNNEGIVVAGNSFNVSPTSTSKTVAGSGSFNTGIWVNTNNGLSTSNSNDPDGTDSNIVESF; from the coding sequence TTGAGCTTTTTGCTTGGTCCTATTCGAATAAATAATAATGAAGGAATTGTTGTCGCAGGAAATTCTTTTAATGTTTCTCCAACTTCAACGAGTAAAACGGTTGCAGGCTCAGGATCTTTTAATACAGGTATTTGGGTGAATACAAACAATGGACTTAGTACTTCTAATTCAAATGATCCAGATGGAACAGACTCTAATATTGTCGAAAGTTTTTGA